One part of the Lotus japonicus ecotype B-129 chromosome 2, LjGifu_v1.2 genome encodes these proteins:
- the LOC130736410 gene encoding flocculation protein FLO11-like: MRIVEEIVVPPPDELQEEIIQQRIDVDNFPLWTKLDSPDAIQEYVNDLKEQGVKVDFEDFFNSLPDCPPDLSRPSRKRHQEPDSDDERKSKKKKAKKVKTETKAAKLQSTQSRVPRITRSSAKETSKSQVDVSSAPVINVNVIPSSSSSSQTLTPFPAPLIPKYQSLTTPLTSTSAISTSAIVITTTQEHHTPPPIQPDLLDQIRQASSAPTPPVVHLPFPNHPELPQPSSPKNTSSTEREFHKVMKERTSGPLDEIFDPIPPSSSLFNPTPLAVVFPPFSSPDSSQISLSNYSPVISKDFVLSNSDPQPIPDQTTSDQVTQFLPPTSEAETSAQETTSSNQVVAQPKQLPILPYTYPDPTNLMECINIFNGKATTQLRNLYAITSLSEKPNMVNAQWESFVSWMQRQIEDMHAFTHHERSARVEAAKVTKRTLTERRQVLRESKIFIKLREAIQNTKNKEEHSEEAKAKRAEAEAREAELEQLVAEADELARAAGARLKAAKVEAAQKEAARLDALETSC, from the coding sequence atgagaattGTAGAAGAGATTGTTGTTCCTCCACCTGATGAGCTTCAAGAAGAGATTATCCAGCAGAGGATTGATGTTGATAATTTTCCTCTTTGGACAAAACTGGACTCTCCAGATGCAATTCAGGAGTATGTCAATGATCTGAAGGAACAAGGAGTTAAAGTGGATTTTGAAGACTTCTTCAACTCTCTTCCAGATTGTCCTCCAGACTTGTCTAGACCTTCCAGGAAAAGGCATCAGGAGCCAGACTCTGATGATGAAAGGaaatcaaagaagaaaaaagccAAGAAGGTCAAGACTGAAACAAAAGCTGCCAAGCttcaatcaactcagagcagaGTTCCACGGATCACCAGATCCTCTGCCAAGGAGACAAGTAAGTCTCAAGTTGATGTTTCCTCTGCTCCTGTTATTAATGTTAATGTTattccttcctcttcttcttcatcccaaACACTTACTCCTTTTCCAGCCCCTCTCATCCCAAAATACCAATCTCTCACAACCCCTCTAACCTCAACTTCTGCAATTTCGACATCTGCAATCGTTATCACTACTACTCAAGAACACCACACTCCTCCTCCTATCCAACCAGATCTTCTTGATCAAATTCGCCAAGCATCCTCTGCCCCAACTCCTCCTGTTGTCCACCTTCCATTCCCAAATCATCCAGAATTACCACAACCATCCTCACCAAAGAACACATCTTCCACAGAACGAGAATTTCATAAAGTTATGAAAGAAAGAACTTCTGGCCCTCTAGATGAAATCTTTGATCCAATCCCACCATCTTCCTCTCTCTTCAACCCCACACCCTTAGCTGTGGTGTTTCCACCTTTCTCTTCCCCGGATTCCTCACAAATCTCTTTGTCTAACTACTCCCCAGTTATTTCAAAGGATTTTGTATTATCCAATTCTGATCCTCAACCCATTCCAGATCAGACCACTTCTGATCAGGTGACTCAATTTCTGCCCCCAACTTCTGAAGCAGAAACCTCTGCTCAAGAAACCACTAGCTCTAACCAAGTTGTTGCTCAACCCAAACAGCTCCCAATCCTTCCCTATACCTATCCAGATCCTACCAACCTTATGGAATGCATTAACATCTTTAATGGTAAGGCAACAACACAATTGAGAAATCTCTATGCTATCACTTCCCTAAGTGAAAAGCCAAATATGGTTAATGCTCAATGGGAAAGTTTTGTTAGCTGGATGCAAAGACAGATTGAGGACATGCATGCATTCACTCATCATGAGCGATCTGCTAGAGTTGAGGCTGCCAAGGTAACGAAAAGGACTCTGACTGAACGAAGACAAGTTCTTCGTGAATCCAAGATCTTCATTAAGCTGAGAGAAGCAATTCAGAATACGAAGAATAAGGAAGAACATTCAGAGGAAGCCAAGGCTAAAagagctgaagctgaagccagAGAAGCTGAATTGGAACAATTAGTTGCTGAAGCTGACGAATTGGCCAGAGCCGCTGGTGCACGTCTTAAAGCTGCAAAGGTTGAAGCCGCTCAGAAAGAGGCTGCTCGCTTAGACGCTCTGGAAACAAGCTGCTAA